From Myxocyprinus asiaticus isolate MX2 ecotype Aquarium Trade chromosome 25, UBuf_Myxa_2, whole genome shotgun sequence, one genomic window encodes:
- the tdrd15 gene encoding tudor domain-containing protein 15, producing MHSMQGNQRTYSNWRLTVKNRFTAQLKDESKLPAPCALWPVELKLTHIDFSPEDTLVHFQGQYMTICELDYDILQVEIQNAVKTQASVQVGELCLVKDAQSGRWYRGRVQNQQGDSFHVFLQDHGDILTVGSSHLSPISETLLMLPPKVVCGFFANTLPVQEQWSSSAENYLLSLIGSQIKGYIHALLPFQVLILEVPEINRDLLKLRQGRHIDTSTFLLLVEMLIEVPVQQIKESVPDLLIDKQTGQEYCFKSSSVIGFEEILSLNGLKLKVGQKVQVAVTAAVNPGLFYCRLSSMGKDLQEMSDKLALACEPGSGYLSNKPLENLGLLCAVKGKDEKWHRGFVQCLPVNSQVRVVFVDSGYCESVKLENILQLPLEFLSTPIMAFPCSLSCLAEQDDTIKNQQLEALKSALLGKSLEVGINDICKDQNFYLVTLSTVEKHSEKQVEDFGKSFGSDVFESKPSVPHDILSKWYTTKTKKIQKSDSVPLEAIKEGSILEGYVVHVQNPKHFWIRTKEQNPNFESMMKEMTEYFSTVQLHEEVFEDPVPGALCGAMYEKDMHYYRALVVDTLEKGAEVFFIDFGNTEKVPAMLIKKLPKKFAIEPEFVLNCALAHVAPFQDIWPTASSDFFRQVTSNKTLLVHIIHKKNDKYIVDLFEKRAENNNSIATIMTAANMAEYWRYNPALVSIELEKQCKDKGGNAMKKNKMRRGPHVVSFCKRTSLKPNLSQKKLECVRENSTEQSTPNEAPKPKVVVPEHFKAIHFKPGSEVSVVCSHINSPSDFWCQNKSSKVCLDKLMEEMQTFYQTYTVMLEAHAVCCAVKSPHDNRWHRACILGEDNEKFNVILVDYGILIKDRMQNFRTLAPQFFELNEQAFRCSLNLIEPAEESSWSTEACDLFRNLMSGDSPSMLCKVFSQVYEQGKGLFNVVDIHTPSQQASTFLVEKGVAVIQTPKQLLSSTYPRSFVYSSFGVHSGSEELVHVTNVSNPWEIYFQLDKNTEIIDKLMERVAEESQLLITTSDLDKGNVCLAKYFCDDQWYRARTQPVQSNQHVSVFFVDYGNKQVSEKNNVMPIPRRAIDLLMTPMQALRCSLSNVPEFEHLPEVNAWLETAILNKSFQAKFVTKDNGHFICDLYDGCVHINEKVRELMAIHDLKDRDPLDSKPSFKSNKEKADGSSVARIVNSKENNRGKIKQGSKQTSKPVKPPQHKGPIKPTSCSPKVVHSNVDLPKLGDLPDIKIKPGSRGVGFISHCSSIRSFFVQMKDDEPRILQMGEEINDTGFKESMKNVVSEVKVGDLVAAEYEEDLALYRAVVTTVSSCGHLTVEFVDYGNTATVDRKNVHMLMSIFLSQPRLSIPCTLATPHSFENDESFIKEAIGKPLMVKFIHKLENSWEVSIQILEGGHTNEDSRRYDVDQQIDLAVMLNGQDKCATVHQDKSKMYDSSTHKTKELNFQERKSELESKSNIQKSKSESSSKCQKKKKASTYLPTHGKPKGFWKRSYKKKQNGSKPETLVNFKLPCDPSISVTKNSGNSGTQEYASTFNPNALETSVKSPGNAKLPQQDGKENESVKNLDVLLVLDDHSPVSNSSSESSLDLETQMHTLFHAPVQMNFEYKGYAAAVTTPAEFYIILEDLLLILETVSSILENLPEVLVPLPEVCLIPGASCLVKSAEKKKWCRAEIVQCDFTSVLINLVDYGQYVVVSQKDICQLQKLPEELSRLPKVTYHCLLRGVKPSGQDWSDNANVFFQYLMCQRNLQIRFRQYVSETQWEVDIITGNQNLAKELVDAGHATYIDNMLGIRFQQELGPNWDSQEAISSIVNDLSEVLSMKTDQAASVLGNSQEVLLKGNVSNESMFDQKSSQDSEVEQDTINPWKSSDDLGLMKMAKLGPALGNKQCVLM from the exons ATGCATAGCATGCAAGGAAACCAAAGAACCTACAGTAACTGGAGGCTTACTGTCAAGAACCGCTTCACTGCACA gctAAAAGATGAGTCAAAGCTCCCTGCTCCATGTGCACTGTGGCCCGTGGAGCTGAAGCTGACTCACATTGACTTCAGTCCTGAGGACACACTGGTACACTTTCAGGGTCAATATATGACCATCTGTGAATTAGACTACGACATTCTACAAGTTGAAATTCAGAATGCTGTGAAAACTCAAGCTTCTGTTCAAGTTGGAGAACTTTGTCTGGTAAAAGATGCCCAGTCTGGTCGCTGGTACAGAGGAAGAGTCCAGAACCAACAGGGAGATTCGTTTCATGTGTTTTTGCAAGACCATGGAGATATATTGACTGTTGGGTCCAGCCACTTGTCCCCTATATCCGAAACTCTGCTAATGCTCCCACCAAAGGTTGTCTGCGGTTTCTTTGCCAATACTCTGCCAGTCCAGGAGCAATGGAGCAGTTCAGCAGAGAATTATTTGTTGTCCTTGATAGGCAGCCAGATCAAAGGATACATCCACGCACTTCTGCCATTCCAAGTCCTCATACTTGAGGTGCCAGAGATTAATAGGGACTTACTGAAACTAAGGCAAGGGAGACACATAGATACCAGTACATTTCTGTTACTGGTTGAGATGCTTATAGAGGTACCCGTTCAGCAAATCAAAGAGTCTGTCCCTGATTTGTTGATTGACAAGCAAACAGGACAAGAATATTGCTTCAAATCTTCAAGCGTGATAGGATTTGAAGAGATTCTTTCACTTAATGGCCTAAAGCTGAAAGTTGGTCAGAAGGTACAAGTTGCTGTAACGGCAGCTGTAAACCCTGGCTTATTTTACTGTCGCTTATCATCCATGGGAAAAGACCTGCAAGAAATGTCAGACAAATTGGCTCTTGCATGTGAGCCAGGTAGTGGTTACTTGAGCAATAAACCACTTGAAAATCTCGGGTTACTCTGTGCAGTGAAAGGGAAGGATGAAAAATGGCACAGAGGTTTTGTGCAATGCCTACCTGTCAACTCTCAAGTCCGAGTTGTGTTTGTTGACAGTGGATATTGTGAGTCAGTGAAACTTGAAAACATCCTTCAGCTACCATTAGAATTCCTCTCGACACCAATCATGGCTTTCCCATGTTCACTTTCATGCTTGGCTGAACAAGATGATACCATTAAAAACCAGCAACTAGAGGCTCTCAAGAGTGCTTTGTTGGGAAAGTCTCTTGAGGTTGGAATAAATGACATTTGCAAAGATCAGAACTTCTACTTGGTCACCTTGAGCACTGTTGAGAAGCATTCAGAGAAGCAAGTTGAAGATTTTGGTAAATCGTTTGGAAGTGACGTTTTTGAGAGCAAGCCCAGTGTTCCTCATGACATACTTTCAAAGTGGTACACTACAAAGACGAAAAAGATTCAAAAGTCTGATTCTGTTCCTCTGGAAGCAATCAAGGAGGGCTCAATACTTGAGGGATATGTGGTGCATGTGCAGAATCCAAAACATTTCTGGATACGAACGAAAGAACAAAATCCAAATTTTGAAAGCATGATGAAGGAAATGACTGAATACTTCAGCACAGTGCAGCTGCACGAGGAGGTTTTTGAAGACCCAGTACCTGGTGCACTTTGCGGTGCGATGTACGAAAAAGACATGCATTACTACAGGGCTCTCGTAGTAGACACTTTGGAAAAAGGTGCTGAGGTGTTTTTCATTGACTTCGGGAACACTGAAAAGGTGCCAGCCATGTTAATCAAGAAACTTCCCAAGAAGTTTGCCATTGAACCAGAATTTGTCCTCAACTGTGCTTTGGCGCATGTTGCTCCGTTTCAGGATATTTGGCCGACTGCATCATCTGATTTTTTCAGGCAAGTCACATCAAACAAAACCCTGTTAGTTCACATCATTCACAAGAAAAATGATAAATACATTGTTGACCTATTTGAGAAAagagctgaaaataataatagcatTGCAACAATCATGACCGCAGCAAATATGGCAGAGTACTGGAGATACAACCCGGCACTAGTATCTATTGAATTGGAGAAGCAATGTAAAGACAAGGGGGGAAATGctatgaagaaaaacaaaatgagaaggGGCCCTCATGTGGTGAGCTTTTGTAAACGCACGTCTTTAAAGCCAAATCTTTCACAGAAGAAGCTAGAATGTGTGCGAGAGAATAGCACTGAACAAAGTACTCCCAATGAGGCACCAAAACCAAAGGTCGTTGTCCCTGAGCATTTCAAAGCAATCCATTTTAAACCTGGATCTGAAGTGAGCGTTGTTTGCTCGCACATAAATTCGCCATCTGATTTTTGGTGCCAAAACAAGAGCTCGAAAGTCTGTTTGGACAAACTGATGGAAGAGATGCAGACGTTCTACCAAACGTACACAGTTATGCTCGAGGCACACGCAGTATGTTGTGCTGTGAAATCTCCACACGATAACAGGTGGCACCGAGCATGCATATTAGGAGAAGATAATGAGAAATTTAATGTGATTCTGGTTGATTATGGAATATTGATCAAGGATAGGATGCAGAACTTTCGAACTCTTGCACCACAGTTCTTTGAACTAAACGAACAAGCTTTCAGATGCAGTTTAAACCTGATTGAACCTGCAGAAGAAAGTTCATGGAGCACAGAAGCATGCGATTTGTTCAGGAATCTTATGTCTGGGGATTCACCCAGTATGTTATGCAAAGTTTTTTCCCAGGTTTATGAGCAAGGAAAAGGTCTCTTCAATGTGGTTGACATTCATACACCCTCTCAGCAGGCCTCTACATTCCTTGTAGAGAAAGGCGTTGCTGTGATACAGACTCCGAAGCAACTACTTTCATCAACGTACCCTCGCTCATTTGTTTACTCTTCATTCGGCGTACATTCTGGAAGCGAAGAATTGGTGCATGTTACTAATGTTTCCAATCCGTGGGAAATCTATTTTCAGCTAGATAAAAACACTGAGATCATTGATAAGCTGATGGAGAGAGTTGCTGAAGAAAGTCAGCTCTTGATTACGACATCTGACTTGGACAAAGGTAACGTTTGCCTTGCCAAATACTTTTGTGATGACCAGTGGTACAGGGCTCGGACACAACCCGTCCAGTCTAATCAGCATGTGAGTGTGTTCTTTGTAGATTATGGGAATAAGCAAGTTTCggaaaaaaataatgtcatgCCAATTCCCAGAAGGGCTATTGATTTGCTGATGACGCCCATGCAAGCTCTGAGATGCAGTCTTTCAAATGTTCCTGAGTTTGAGCATTTACCAGAAGTCAATGCATGGCTTGAGACAGCCATTCTCAACAAGTCATTTCAGGCCAAGTTtgtgacaaaggacaatggacaTTTCATCTGTGATCTTTATGATGGATGTGTGCACATCAATGAAAAAGTCAGGGAGCTCATGGCAATTCATGATTTAAAAGACCGTGATCCATTAGACAGCAAGCCTTCTTTCAAATCCAACAAAGAAAAAGCGGACGGCAGCAGTGTGGCCAGAATAGTGAATTCCAAAGAGAACAACCGTGGTAAAATCAAACAGGGCAGTAAGCAAACTTCGAAACCTGTTAAACCTCCACAACACAAAGGACCAATTAAACCAACATCTTGCTCTCCTAAAGTGGTGCATTCAAACGTAGACTTACCAAAGCTTGGTGATCTTCCTGATATAAAAATTAAACCTGGTTCTAGAGGTGTAGGCTTCATCTCTCATTGCAGTTCTATTAGAAGTTTCTTTGTTCAAATGAAAGATGATGAACCAAGGATCCTTCAAATGGGTGAGGAAATAAATGACACTGGCTTCAAAGAGAGTATGAAAAATGTGGTATCAGAAGTAAAAGTTGGGGACCTTGTCGCAGCGGAGTATGAAGAAGACTTGGCTTTGTACAGAGCTGTTGTCACCACTGTGTCAAGCTGTGGCCACTTGACAGTTGAGTTTGTTGACTACGGTAATACGGCAACTGTTGACAGAAAGAACGTTCACATGCTAATGAGTATATTTTTGTCTCAGCCCAGATTAAGCATTCCCTGTACGCTTGCAACACCTCACTCTTTTGAAAACGACGAGTCTTTTATCAAAGAAGCCATTGGTAAGCCATTAATGGTTAAATTTATTCACAAGCTTGAAAATTCATGGGAAGTGAGCATTCAGATTCTTGAGGGCGGCCACACAAACGAGGACTCAAGACGATATGATGTTGATCAGCAGATAGATCTTGCTGTAATGTTAAACGGTCAAGACAAATGTGCAACAGTACACCAGGATAAAAGCAAGATGTATGATTCTTCCACACACAAGACTAAAGAGTTGAACTTCCAGGAAAGGAAAAGTGAACTCGAAAGCAAGTCAAACATCCAGAAAAGCAAGAGTGAATCATCATCAAaatgtcagaaaaaaaagaaagcatcCACTTACTTGCCGACACATGGTAAACCCAAGGGATTTTGGAAGAGGAGCTACAAGAAGAAACAAAATGGCTCAAAGCCAGAGACCTTAGTTAACTTCAAACTACCATGTGACCCAAGCATTTCAGTGACCAAAAACTCAGGAAACTCTGGAACACAGGAATATGCCTCAACCTTCAATCCAAATGCCCTTGAAACCTCTGTAAAGTCACCAGGCAATGCTAAGCTACCTCAGCAGGATGGAAAAGAAAATGAATCTGTGAAAAATCTTGATGTGTTGCTTGTTCTTGATGACCACTCTCCTGTATCAAATAGTTCTTCAGAGAGCAGTTTGGACCTCGAAACTCAGATGCATACCCTATTCCATGCACCTGTTCAAATGAACTTTGAATATAAAGGATATGCAGCGGCAGTCACCACCCCAGCTGAATTTTACATTATTCTGGAGGACCTGCTTTTGATCTTAGAAACTGTCTCGAGCATTCTTGAGAATCTTCCAGAAGTGCTGGTGCCATTACCAGAGGTTTGTTTAATTCCTGGTGCAAGCTGTTTGGTGAAATCAGCAGAGAAGAAAAAGTGGTGCAGAGCTGAGATAGTGCAGTGCGATTTTACATCTGTGCTCATAAACTTGGTTGACTATGGACAATATGTTGTTGTGTCTCAAAAGGATATTTGTCAACTACAAAAACTTCCAGAGGAACTCTCTAGATTGCCTAAAGTCACCTACCATTGTTTACTCAGAGGAGTTAAACCCAGCGGTCAGGATTGGTCTGATAATGCCAACGTTTTCTTCCAGTACTTAATGTGTCAGAGGAACCTTCAGATACGCTTCCGACAGTATGTTTCTGAAACACAGTGGGAGGTTGACATCATCACAGGAAACCAAAATCTTGCCAAAGAGTTGGTAGATGCTGGTCATGCCACTTATATTGATAATATGCTTGGAATCAGATTTCAGCAAGAGCTGGGCCCTAATTGGGACTCGCAAGAAGCCATCTcaagcattgtgaatgatttgTCAGAAGTTTTATCCATGAAAACTGACCAAGCTGCTTCTGTCCTTGGAAATTCACAAGAGGTCCTTTTAAAGGGGAATGTGTCAAATGAATCCATGTTTGATCAAAAATCATCTCAAGATTCTGAAGTGGAGCAAGACACTATAAACCCTTGGAAAAGCAGTGATGATCTTGGACTTATGAAGATGGCAAAGCTTGGTCCAGCATTAGGTAACAAACAAT GTGTGCTGATGTGA